In Streptomyces sp. NBC_00091, the following proteins share a genomic window:
- a CDS encoding serine/threonine-protein kinase, with amino-acid sequence MTERERLIGERYQLATILGQGGMGQVWTAYDRRLDRRVAVKLLRPDKVAGPGTVAEELRRRFVRECRVTAQVDHPGLVTVHDAGSDGDELYLVMGYVEGSDLADHLAEHDPYPWPWAVAVVAQLCAVLSAVHAVPIVHRDLKPRNVMVRPDGTVLVLDLGVASVMDTDTTRLTSTGSPIGSPAYMAPEQAMGGAVGPYTDLYALGVLLYELLSGNVPFAGSTALGVLHRHLYEPPAPVRPLRPEIPQELEAVLLRLLAKDPQDRPGSAQEVYEALAPLLPAPGSRLPAGPLDPTRPFLRPQAPWPDRAAVVPPRPSAPPAPPRPDIPGAVDEARKLLDQGRLTQAVDILGGILPAAAAEHGEHSPVVRSLRKQYAATLMDDGQYRRALPELRRLADQFPAGDPQSLRFRYDAAQCLEQLGEPAAALAEYRSLLPLFENHYANPDPGLPLEVRRRIAHLLLSLGDRPAAHDTLVRLLFDADRLHGPAHPLPVEIRRTLQWLGQVR; translated from the coding sequence GTGACCGAGCGGGAACGCCTCATCGGCGAGCGCTACCAGCTCGCCACCATCCTCGGACAGGGCGGCATGGGCCAGGTCTGGACGGCCTACGACCGCCGCCTGGACCGCCGCGTCGCCGTCAAGCTGCTGCGCCCCGACAAGGTGGCCGGCCCCGGCACCGTCGCCGAGGAACTGCGCCGCCGCTTCGTGCGCGAATGCCGGGTCACCGCCCAGGTGGACCACCCCGGCCTGGTCACCGTCCACGACGCCGGCAGCGACGGCGACGAGCTGTACCTCGTCATGGGCTACGTCGAGGGCTCCGACCTCGCCGACCACCTCGCCGAGCACGACCCCTACCCCTGGCCGTGGGCCGTCGCGGTGGTGGCGCAGCTGTGCGCGGTGCTCTCCGCCGTGCACGCGGTGCCGATCGTCCACCGCGACCTGAAACCGCGCAACGTGATGGTCCGCCCCGACGGGACCGTCCTGGTCCTGGACCTCGGCGTCGCCTCCGTGATGGACACCGACACCACCCGCCTCACCAGCACCGGCTCCCCGATCGGCAGCCCCGCCTACATGGCGCCCGAACAGGCCATGGGCGGCGCGGTGGGCCCGTACACCGACCTGTACGCCCTCGGCGTGCTGCTGTACGAACTCCTCAGCGGCAACGTCCCCTTCGCCGGATCCACCGCCCTCGGCGTCCTCCACCGCCACCTGTACGAACCCCCGGCCCCGGTGCGCCCGCTGCGCCCCGAGATCCCCCAGGAGCTGGAGGCGGTCCTGCTGCGCCTCCTCGCCAAGGACCCCCAGGACCGCCCCGGTTCCGCCCAGGAGGTCTACGAGGCCCTCGCGCCGCTGCTCCCGGCCCCCGGCAGCCGCCTCCCGGCCGGCCCCCTCGACCCGACCCGCCCCTTCCTGCGCCCCCAGGCCCCCTGGCCGGACCGGGCCGCCGTGGTCCCGCCGCGGCCGTCCGCGCCCCCGGCGCCGCCCCGCCCCGACATCCCGGGCGCGGTGGACGAGGCCCGCAAGCTGCTGGACCAGGGGCGGCTCACCCAGGCCGTGGACATCCTCGGCGGCATCCTCCCGGCGGCCGCCGCCGAGCACGGGGAGCACTCACCGGTGGTCCGCAGCCTGCGCAAGCAGTACGCGGCCACCCTGATGGACGACGGCCAGTACCGCCGCGCCCTGCCCGAACTGCGCCGCCTCGCCGACCAGTTCCCGGCCGGGGACCCCCAGTCGCTGCGCTTCCGCTACGACGCCGCGCAGTGCCTGGAGCAGCTGGGCGAACCGGCGGCCGCCCTGGCGGAGTACCGCTCGCTGCTGCCCCTGTTCGAGAACCACTACGCCAACCCGGACCCGGGCCTGCCGCTGGAGGTCCGCCGCCGGATAGCGCACCTGCTGCTCTCCCTCGGCGACCGCCCGGCGGCCCACGACACCCTGGTCCGCCTCCTGTTCGACGCGGACCGGCTGCACGGCCCCGCCCACCCGCTCCCGGTGGAGATCCGCCGCACCCTGCAATGGCTGGGCCAGGTGCGCTGA